In Amycolatopsis sp. FBCC-B4732, the genomic stretch GCCGGTTCTTCAGCTCCTCCACCAGGATCTCGCGATTCCGGCCACGCAAAGCCAGCACGGTGAACGGGTCCTCGGCGACCCGTGCCACCAGCGCCGAGAACACGGCGTTCAGGTGGCCGCACGGCACTTCGGCGGCCGGGCACGTGCAGTCCAGGGACACCTCCCGCGCCGAGGACGGGAACAGCGGCAGCCGGAGCGCCTTGCAGATCTGCTCGACGTCGCGGGGCAGCTCGCCGCTGAGGAGCTGGACCGTGGTCGACGCCTTCGCCGCCAGGGCGTGCGTGATCGCCGCCCAGTCCGATTTTCCGAACGCCGTCAGGCTGATCCGCACCTGGTGAGCACCGCTGTCTTCGACCTCGGCGTCGACTCGCCCGGCGCCGACCGACAAGGACACGACGTGGCCCTGGCCGGGTGCGGGCATCAGGACGCCGATCGCTGTCAGCGCCCGGATGAAGCGGGTCGGCCACCACGGGAGCGGGTCAGTCATCGATCGCCTCCTCCCCCAGCGTGAGCACGCCGCGCAGCGCGTCCGTGGACAGCTCGGTGAGCCAGCTTTCGCCTTCGCCCACCACCATTCCCGCGAGCGCGCGCTTCCTCGCGATCAGGGTGTCGATGCGGTCCTCGATGGTGCCCGGGCAGACGAACTTCCGGACCTGGACGTTGCGTCCCTGCCCGATCCGGAACGCCCGGTCGGTGGCCTGGTTTTCCACCGCCGGGTTCCACCAGCGGTCCAGGTGCAGGACCTGGCTCGCGGCGGTCAGCGTGAGCCCCGAACCACCCGCTTTGAGCGACAGCAGCAGAATCCGCGGGCCGTCGTCGGACTGGAAGCGGTCGACGATCGCGTCTCGCGCCCCCTTGGCCAGGCCACCGTGCAGGAACCCGACTTCGGTGCCGAGCCGGGCCGACAGGTGGGGCACGAGCAGGTGGCCGAATTCGGTGTACTGCGTGAAGCACAGCGCCCGGTCGCCCGACGCCAGGATTTCGGCCAGGATCTCTTCGAGGCGGCTGACCTTGCCGGAGCGGTGGCCGATCGGGGAACCGTCGTGCAGCAGGTGCGCGGGGTGGTTGCAGACCTGCTTGAGCTTCGTGATCGCGGCGAGGATGTTGCCGCGGCGCTTGATGCCCTGGCTGTTCGCGATCTTCGTCATCATCTCGTCGACGATCGCGCGGTACAGCGTGCCCTGTTCGCGGGTGAGCCGGTATTCCTGCCGGATTTCGAGCTTTTCCGGGAGCTCGGGGACGATCGCGGGGTCCGTCTTCACCCGGCGCAGCAGGTACGGCTGCGTGAGCCGGCGCAGTTCGGCGGCCACGGCGGTGTCCCCGCCGCGCTCGATCGGGGCCGCGAACCGGCGGCGGAACTCGAACCTGGTGCCGAGCAGCCCGGGGTTGAGCAGGTCCAGCACCGACCACAGGTCCGCCAGCCGGTTCTCGACCGGGGTGCCGGTCAGCGCGAGCCGGTGCTCCGCGGTGAACCGCCGCACCGCCTTGGCCGTCGCGGTGTCGGCGTTCTTGATGGCGTGCGCTTCGTCGAGCACCAGCCGTCGCCAGGCGAACTGCTCGAGCTCGCCGGCGTCACGGGCGGCCGTTGCGTAGGTCGTGACGACGAGGTCGGCCGCGGCGACCCGCCCGGCGAGGTCGTCCCCGTGCGCGCGGGCGCTGCCGTGGTGGGCGAGGACGCGCAGGCCGGGGGCGAAGTTCTCCGCCTCCCGCTGCCACATGCCGACCAGCGACATCGGGCACAGCACCAGCGTCGGCCGGCGCTCGCCGTCCGCCCGCTCGACGGCTTCCAGTGCCAGCGTCTGGACGGTCTTGCCCAGGCCCATGTCGTCGGCCAGGCACGCACCGAGCCCCAGCGCCGCCATGAACGCCAGCCAGGCGACGCCCCGCTGCTGGTAGGGGCGCAGGCTGGCGCGGAACGACGGCGGCAGCCCGACCGGCCGCAGGCGCTGGTCGACCCGCTCGGCCAGGACGTCCCCGACCCAGCCGTCGGCGCTGACGCCGGTGACCGGGAGCGGCGTCTCGGTCCCGAGGTGGACGAGTTCGAGCAGCTCGGCCGCGGTGGGGCGCGCGGTGCGGCGGTGCGGGTCGCGGCGCAGGAACTCGAGCCCGGCGCGGAGCCGGTCGGCGTCGACGCTGATCCACCGGCCCCGCAGCCGCACCAGTTGCGTCTTCGCCGCGACCAGCCGGGCCAGCTCTTCCTCGCCGATTTCGTCGTCGCCCACCGCGATCGTCCAGCGGAACGCGGCCAGCTCGTCGCGGCCCACCCGGCTGCGCGTGACGACCTGCTCGGACGGCGTGCTGCGGACCGACAGCCGCAGCCCGAGCCGGCGCCGTCCGCCCCAGGTGGCCGGGAGCTGCACTTCGAAGCCGGCCTCGATCAGCCGGTTCGCGCCCGAGGTGAGGAACCGCTCGGCTTCCTCGACGGTCAGGTCGTATTCGGCCGGGCGGGTCCGGCGCAGGGCAGGCGCCAGCATCGGTTCCACCAGCGCGGCCCGGCCCAGTTCGGCGGTGAACAGCCCCTTCGGGTCCCGGACCAGCCCGTGCGCCTCACCCGACCAGATCTGCCCCGCCGACAGCAGCAGGCTCGGATCGGCCGTCGCCCGCAGGAGGAACTGCAGCTGCCACTTGGTGCTGTCGCCGGTCTGGTCGTCGGGATCGTCCTCGGCCGGCCGCCGCAGGGTGCCGACTTCGGCCAGCCGGAAGCACGCGCGGCCGTCGACGACGTCGGTGTCGGCGACTTGGTCCCACTTCGCGACGGCGTCGGCCAGGACCCCCAGTTCGCCCAGCGGCAGCTCGACGCGGGCGGCGCCGCCTTGCAGAGCGGCCAGCCACACCCCGGCCGCGTCCCGGCCCCCGCGCAGGTCGACGGGCGGCTCCGCCCGCGCGAGCCGGTCCCGGACCGCCGAGTCGACCAGGGTGTGGAGGGCGTCGGTGACGAGCGCGCGGGGCGAGGCCCCGGTGAGCGGCGCGATCTCCTCGGCACGCCCGACCGGCGGCATGGCCGCGACGAGCGCGTCGAACGCGACGGAGTCCACGCCCTGGAGCACCGGGCGCCACCGGGCCTCCGCCGCGTCGCCCTGGCGGACCAGCGTCGGCAGCACGCGCCCGCGCCCCACCAGGTCCGCGGCCAGGCGAGCGACCGCCCGCAGGTAGGTGACCGAAGCGCCGTACGAGGCCGCGTCGTCGAGGTCGTCCAGCTCGGCGGGGTCTACGACCAGTGCGGGCACCGACCAGGGCCGCAACGAGGGTGCCCGCCGGGGAACCGCTTCGGAGGAGGCCAGGGGCCGGTTCGCCCGCGACGGCAGCAGCAGCGTCACCGAGGTGGGCTTGCCGGGGTGCAGCGCGGTGAGGTTCGCGCTGGAGACCGCGAACGGGTGGGCCAGGGCGATCCGCGCCGACCGGCTCGACGTGCCGGCGGGGACCCGGTCCCGTTCCGCCCAGAGCAGCAGGCCGCGGCCCGGCGACCACAGGGCGTGCACCGAGGGCAAGGTCGGGGGCTCCTTCGTCCGGTCCGGGTTCCCCACAGATCCTCGCACGGCGGGCTTGACAACCCTCCCACCAGCCTATAAAAACCATCTGGTTACAAAACCGAAAGGTTATGGAATGACCTCCAGCGACACGCTCGACCGGACGTTCGCGGCCCTCGCGGACCCGACCCGGCGGGCCATCCTCGCCCGGCTCGCGGCCGGGGACGCCACCGTCACCGAGCTGGCCGTGCCCTTCGCGATGTCGCAGCCCGCCGTGTCGAAACACCTGCGGGTGCTCGAGCGGGCCGGGCTGGTCACGCGGGGCCGCGACGCGCAGCGCCGGCCGTGCCACCTGCTGGCCGCCCCCCTCAAGACGGCCACGGACTGGCTCGCCGCCTACCGGGACCACTGGGAAGCGAGCTACCGGCAGCTCGACGACCTGCTGACCGACCTGCAGCAGCGGGAACCGTGACGTCCCCCGGCTTGGCGGTCGCCCGGTCCGGTGCCACCGGCCTCGTCCTGACCCGGACCTTCGCCGCTCCCCCGGCCCTGGTCTTCGCCGCCCTCACCCAGCCCGACCTGCTGCGCCGCTGGCACGGCGCCCACGGCTGGCGGCTGACCGAGTGCGAAGTGGACCTGCGGGCCGGCGGAGCGTGGCGGTTCGTCTCCCTCGGCCCGGACGGCGCGGAGATGGCGATGTCCGGCGTGTTCCGCGAAGTCGTGCCGCCCGTGCGCATCGTGCAGACCGAAGTCCACCGCGGCTGGACCGACGGTGCCGCGCTCGTCACCACCGAACTGGCGGAGACCGGCGGCCGCACCGCCATGACCGTCACCGTGGAGTACTCCTCACCGGAAGTCCGCGAGCAGGCCCTGCGCAGCCCGATGCGGCGCGGCGCCGGTGAAGCGTACGACCGCCTCGAAACCCTGCTCGCCCAAGAGAAATGAGAACACCGATGAACGACCCGGTCACCGAAGTCCCCGCCGCGCTCACCCCGGCCGCGTCGAACCCGCCCGTGCCGCCCGGTGCGTTCCTGCTCGAACTCGTCCCGGTACCGGTCCGCGACACCGACCGCGCCATCGCCTTCTACCGCGACCAGCTCGGCTTCACCCTCGACGTCGACGTCCGCCCGGCCGACGGCGTCCGCATCGTCCAGCTCACCCCGCCCGGCTCGGCGTGCTCGATCTCCCTCACCGAAGGCGTGGCGGCCCTCGCCATGGACCCCGGCGCACTGCGCGGGCTGCACCTCGTGGTCGCCGACATCGAGCAGGCCCGTTCCGAGCTTCTCGGGCGGGGGGTCGAGATCGGCCCGGTCGAGGACATGGGCGGCGTTTTCTACGCCTACTTCGCCGACCCGGACGGCAACAGCTGGTGCCTGCAGCACATGCCCTGGCGCTGAGCGAGGCTCAACTGGTCGCCGCCGTCAGCAGGGTCAGGGCGGCCTGGGAGGGCGAGCCCGGCTCGGCGGTGACCACGACGAGGGTCTGTTCGGGTGAGTGGGCGAGCGCGAGGGTCTGCTGGTGTACCGTCAGGTCGCCGACGAGGGGGTGGCGCATCGCGTACTTCGTCGCGGCGCAGGAAACGACCCGGTGGTCGGCCCACATCGAGGCGAAGCCGGCGCTGCCCGTGACCAGCTCGCCGATCAGGGTGCTCAGCAGGCGGTCGCCG encodes the following:
- a CDS encoding DEAD/DEAH box helicase, whose protein sequence is MPSVHALWSPGRGLLLWAERDRVPAGTSSRSARIALAHPFAVSSANLTALHPGKPTSVTLLLPSRANRPLASSEAVPRRAPSLRPWSVPALVVDPAELDDLDDAASYGASVTYLRAVARLAADLVGRGRVLPTLVRQGDAAEARWRPVLQGVDSVAFDALVAAMPPVGRAEEIAPLTGASPRALVTDALHTLVDSAVRDRLARAEPPVDLRGGRDAAGVWLAALQGGAARVELPLGELGVLADAVAKWDQVADTDVVDGRACFRLAEVGTLRRPAEDDPDDQTGDSTKWQLQFLLRATADPSLLLSAGQIWSGEAHGLVRDPKGLFTAELGRAALVEPMLAPALRRTRPAEYDLTVEEAERFLTSGANRLIEAGFEVQLPATWGGRRRLGLRLSVRSTPSEQVVTRSRVGRDELAAFRWTIAVGDDEIGEEELARLVAAKTQLVRLRGRWISVDADRLRAGLEFLRRDPHRRTARPTAAELLELVHLGTETPLPVTGVSADGWVGDVLAERVDQRLRPVGLPPSFRASLRPYQQRGVAWLAFMAALGLGACLADDMGLGKTVQTLALEAVERADGERRPTLVLCPMSLVGMWQREAENFAPGLRVLAHHGSARAHGDDLAGRVAAADLVVTTYATAARDAGELEQFAWRRLVLDEAHAIKNADTATAKAVRRFTAEHRLALTGTPVENRLADLWSVLDLLNPGLLGTRFEFRRRFAAPIERGGDTAVAAELRRLTQPYLLRRVKTDPAIVPELPEKLEIRQEYRLTREQGTLYRAIVDEMMTKIANSQGIKRRGNILAAITKLKQVCNHPAHLLHDGSPIGHRSGKVSRLEEILAEILASGDRALCFTQYTEFGHLLVPHLSARLGTEVGFLHGGLAKGARDAIVDRFQSDDGPRILLLSLKAGGSGLTLTAASQVLHLDRWWNPAVENQATDRAFRIGQGRNVQVRKFVCPGTIEDRIDTLIARKRALAGMVVGEGESWLTELSTDALRGVLTLGEEAIDD
- a CDS encoding helix-turn-helix transcriptional regulator, translating into MTSSDTLDRTFAALADPTRRAILARLAAGDATVTELAVPFAMSQPAVSKHLRVLERAGLVTRGRDAQRRPCHLLAAPLKTATDWLAAYRDHWEASYRQLDDLLTDLQQREP
- a CDS encoding SRPBCC family protein, whose amino-acid sequence is MTSPGLAVARSGATGLVLTRTFAAPPALVFAALTQPDLLRRWHGAHGWRLTECEVDLRAGGAWRFVSLGPDGAEMAMSGVFREVVPPVRIVQTEVHRGWTDGAALVTTELAETGGRTAMTVTVEYSSPEVREQALRSPMRRGAGEAYDRLETLLAQEK
- a CDS encoding VOC family protein, whose amino-acid sequence is MNDPVTEVPAALTPAASNPPVPPGAFLLELVPVPVRDTDRAIAFYRDQLGFTLDVDVRPADGVRIVQLTPPGSACSISLTEGVAALAMDPGALRGLHLVVADIEQARSELLGRGVEIGPVEDMGGVFYAYFADPDGNSWCLQHMPWR